Proteins encoded by one window of Monoglobus pectinilyticus:
- a CDS encoding portal protein, with translation MKNDRYSGKIKLEFFGKVQEYFKIYRDNKQELDHRIIDNNRWYKSRYNSDPDAVIPEPTTPYLFNVIANKHADAMDNYPEPNILERSEEDTQVAEKLTKILPMQLDLCDFKRTYSRAWWYKLKNGASCYGIFYNPDSGKNGDIDIKRIDLLNMFWEPGIIDIQDSKFVFLTALIDREELKVKYPHMADRFTGGNSMDILTYDDVLGGPDQNILRDKCLVVDCYYKKTDGEKQTVELLKFYDGNILEASEDIGEDGIYDHGMYPFVFDVLYPDEDSPVGFGFVDIVKNPQLYIDKLDGLISRNALISGKTRFMVKDNGGLNEYELSDLSRDIIHVAGSVSDENIRELQAKPMHSFIIQHRQNKIEELKEIAGNRDFQQGDTHGGVTAYSAIVALQQAGEKLARDMLVTGYDAFRDIIYFCIELMRQFYDDPRSYRINRSNGKGEYVTFSKDDLENGYHRAEFDISVSAEKNNPYSRIAQNQTLTELWQMGIFDPKQADASILMLEAMHLDGKEKIIEGLKNLKAEYEENINTELEVNGEKIKSPQHKPAAVGVKTANIQNATQVS, from the coding sequence ATGAAAAATGATAGGTACAGCGGAAAAATAAAATTAGAATTTTTTGGAAAGGTTCAGGAGTATTTTAAAATTTATAGGGACAATAAACAAGAACTGGATCACAGAATCATTGATAACAACAGGTGGTATAAGAGCCGTTATAATTCCGACCCTGATGCGGTGATACCGGAGCCAACAACACCTTACTTATTCAATGTTATTGCAAATAAACATGCCGATGCTATGGATAACTATCCTGAACCAAATATTTTGGAAAGAAGCGAGGAGGATACTCAGGTTGCTGAAAAGCTGACAAAAATTCTTCCTATGCAGCTGGATTTGTGTGATTTTAAAAGAACTTACAGCAGGGCTTGGTGGTATAAGCTAAAAAACGGAGCTTCCTGTTATGGCATATTTTATAATCCCGATTCCGGCAAAAATGGCGATATTGATATAAAGCGCATAGACCTTTTAAATATGTTTTGGGAGCCCGGAATAATAGATATTCAAGACAGCAAGTTTGTATTTCTGACAGCTCTTATAGACCGTGAAGAGCTGAAAGTTAAATATCCTCACATGGCGGATAGGTTTACCGGCGGAAACTCTATGGACATACTTACATATGACGATGTGTTAGGAGGACCCGACCAAAATATTTTAAGGGACAAGTGTTTGGTTGTAGACTGCTATTATAAGAAGACGGACGGAGAAAAACAAACTGTGGAGTTATTAAAATTTTATGATGGAAATATTTTGGAAGCATCTGAGGATATAGGGGAAGACGGTATTTATGACCATGGCATGTATCCTTTTGTGTTCGACGTTTTGTATCCCGACGAAGATAGTCCGGTAGGGTTTGGATTTGTTGATATAGTGAAGAACCCTCAGTTATATATTGATAAGCTGGACGGGCTTATCAGCCGAAATGCTTTGATATCCGGAAAAACCAGGTTTATGGTTAAAGATAACGGAGGGTTGAATGAGTATGAATTGTCTGATTTAAGCCGTGATATTATTCACGTTGCCGGTTCGGTAAGCGACGAAAATATCAGGGAACTGCAGGCTAAGCCTATGCATAGCTTTATTATTCAGCACCGTCAGAATAAAATAGAGGAGCTGAAAGAAATTGCCGGAAACAGAGATTTTCAGCAGGGAGATACGCATGGCGGAGTTACGGCATATTCCGCAATAGTGGCGCTTCAGCAGGCCGGTGAAAAACTCGCCAGAGATATGCTGGTAACAGGATATGACGCGTTTAGAGATATTATTTATTTTTGTATTGAGCTGATGAGACAGTTTTATGATGACCCGCGTTCTTACAGAATAAACCGCAGCAATGGAAAAGGCGAGTATGTAACATTTTCAAAGGATGATTTGGAAAATGGTTATCATAGGGCTGAGTTTGATATATCTGTGAGCGCTGAAAAGAATAACCCTTACAGCAGAATAGCCCAAAATCAAACATTAACGGAGCTTTGGCAGATGGGGATATTTGACCCGAAGCAGGCGGACGCGTCAATACTAATGCTGGAAGCCATGCACTTGGATGGAAAGGAAAAGATAATTGAAGGACTTAAAAATTTAAAGGCTGAGTATGAAGAAAACATAAATACGGAGCTTGAAGTTAATGGTGAAAAAATAAAATCACCGCAGCACAAGCCGGCTGCGGTGGGTGTAAAAACTGCGAATATACAAAATGCAACACAAGTTTCGTAA
- a CDS encoding XRE family transcriptional regulator, translating into MANKNLSKKLKQARYNSGLSQKQVYEKFGIKQARFSAWENGISEPDVKTFLELCREYNIDDVYSFFCDANTEYNKFKYNTELNLAITKLREISRDPENFEAVLNCLNYEYNKYLDKRVIKFHNRMRPIPVYMQPAAAGLGNYITDDDMEVMELPAPPEADAGIRISGDSMEPDICDGEIVYIKYMPHIGFGDIGIFLYNGDAYCKKLDKINGRPCLTSINPRYTPIFFNDSEPIYTFGKVIL; encoded by the coding sequence ATGGCAAATAAAAACTTGAGTAAAAAACTCAAACAGGCACGATACAATTCCGGACTTTCCCAAAAACAGGTCTATGAAAAATTTGGTATAAAACAAGCTAGATTCAGCGCTTGGGAAAATGGCATTTCCGAACCGGACGTCAAAACATTTCTTGAACTCTGCCGGGAATATAACATTGATGACGTATACAGTTTTTTTTGCGACGCAAATACTGAATACAACAAATTTAAATACAATACTGAACTCAATCTAGCTATCACAAAACTGCGTGAAATCTCTCGTGACCCTGAAAATTTTGAAGCAGTACTTAATTGTTTAAATTATGAATACAACAAATATTTGGATAAACGAGTTATTAAATTTCATAACAGAATGCGGCCTATACCTGTATACATGCAGCCGGCAGCGGCCGGGCTGGGCAATTATATAACCGATGATGATATGGAAGTAATGGAATTGCCCGCTCCTCCTGAAGCAGACGCCGGAATACGTATTTCAGGCGATAGCATGGAACCGGATATTTGTGACGGTGAAATAGTTTATATCAAATATATGCCTCACATAGGATTTGGAGATATAGGAATATTTCTATACAATGGTGACGCATATTGTAAAAAACTTGATAAAATAAACGGCCGTCCGTGTCTAACTTCAATCAATCCCAGATATACTCCCATATTTTTCAATGATTCTGAACCTATCTATACATTCGGGAAAGTAATATTGTGA